From Pirellulales bacterium, one genomic window encodes:
- a CDS encoding universal stress protein, whose protein sequence is MPWLPKKCVIVPIDFSDEAFGALDTALDMVDSTSALHALYVLPVLDPAEPGVIWTTIDNSVRERHALDAMREKLADKKYAGVQMKVVFGDPGTEIAAFAKDERADLIVLPSHGRTGLRHLLIGSVAEKVIRLAHCPVLVLRW, encoded by the coding sequence GTGCCCTGGCTACCCAAGAAATGCGTCATCGTGCCGATCGACTTTTCGGACGAGGCCTTCGGGGCCTTGGACACGGCGCTCGACATGGTCGATTCGACGTCGGCCCTGCACGCGCTGTACGTCCTGCCAGTGCTTGACCCGGCCGAGCCGGGGGTCATCTGGACGACGATCGATAACTCGGTGCGCGAGCGGCACGCTCTGGACGCCATGCGCGAAAAGCTCGCGGATAAGAAATATGCCGGCGTGCAGATGAAGGTAGTCTTCGGCGATCCGGGCACCGAAATCGCCGCCTTCGCCAAGGATGAACGAGCCGACTTGATCGTCCTTCCGTCGCACGGCCGCACCGGGCTGCGGCATTTGCTGATCGGCTCGGTGGCCGAGAAAGTGATTCGCCTCGCGCACTGCCCGGTGCTGGTGTTGCGCTGGTAA